TCACTATAGTACAAAACGGAGACCCTTATGTCTACTGCTTCTAAATCCAACATTTCACATACTAAGAATCGGAAGATTCCAgtttgaattttatttatttatttatttatttattttgttatctataaaaatagatttttgaatgACAGATTCCTCTAGGGTATTCGATCTCCACAACACTATGCTTTCCCCATGTTCTAGGTAAACACGGTTACACTTTACAGTTTGTAGTCCATTTCTAAATACGTTTTTCACGTTCGTAGTTTTTGACTCACTTGATTGgagttttacaaaaaaaatgccCCCTAATTTTTGATCGTAGGAGGCGAATTGAAGCGAGTCCCTGCAGAAATAGGGCTACCAAAGTCATGATCATATAATCACCTTGTCATGACATGGGATAATCATCTTGTCAACACGTGGAATAATAATATTGTCATCACGTGGGATAATCATCTTGTCATCACGTGGGATAATCATCTTGTCAACACGTGGGATAATCATCTTGTCATCACGTGGGATAATCATATTGTCATCACGTGGGATAATCATCTTGTCATCACGTGGGATAATCATCTTGTCAACACGTGGGATAATCATCTTGTCATCACGTGGGATAATCATATTGTCATCACGTGGGATAATCATCTTGTCATCACGTGGGATAATCATCTTGTCATCACGTGGAATAATCATCTTGTCATCACGTGGGATAATCATCTTGTCATCACATGGGACAAGCATCTTGTCTTCACATGGGATAATCATCTTGTCATCACGTGGGATAATCATATTGTCATCACGTGGGATAATCATCTTGTCATCACGTGGGATAATCATCTTGTAATCACGTGGGATAATCATCTTGTCATCACAAGGAAGACCATCTTGTCATCACGTGGTATAACCATCTTGTCATCACGTGGGGAACTCATCTTGAAATCACGTGGGATAATCATCTTGTCACCACGTGAGATAATCATCTTGTCATCACGCGGGATAATCATCTTGTCGGCACATGGGATAATCATCTTGTCATCACGTGGGATAATCATCTTGTCATAACGTGGGATAATCATCTTGCCAGCAACTGGGATAATCATGTTGTCATCATGTGGGATAATCATCTTGTCATCACGTCGGACAAACATCTTGTCATCACATGGGACAAGCATCTTGTCTTCACATGGGATAATCATCTTGTCATCACAAGGAATACCATCTTGTCAACACGTGGTATAATCATCTTGTCAACACGTGGGATAATCATCTTGTCATCACGTGGGATAATCATCTTGTCTACACGAGGGATAATCATCTGTTCTGTTCTATCACATGTTTTTTATTCCTGCTTTGCTTTCTCTTGTTAGTGTTTCGTTAATCTAAATCTTTATATTACCCTGGTTGCTGGTGTTTACATATCCCCGTTCTCTTGGTTTATGCGAAAAGGGTTGACCAGCGTAGTATCAACTTTGGTTTATCTCTGCCAGAGTCTATATAAACCCACATCATTCGCAATGTACTGTATAAGGTAAGTAAAGGGTatttacaaatgtttaaaacagaatgacaaaattatatactgtatctgaaAGGATTCATTGGGAAGAGCAAATTTATTTCAGTCTTTTTTTTTCGTTTCCCAAATTGGAGATTACCGTACATACCAAAACATGTAACAAATCCCCCGATTTACAGGGGCACCACATTAATCGCCTCGCAATCTTCTCGTTCCCCGACCGGGAGGTTGATTAGAAGTAAACAACTTTTACGATATATTTTTTAGAGTATATTAATTGCATGCGTAGTAGGAAAAGACCCCGGTTGATACAGCTGATATTTTACAGGAACTGAACATAACTAACACCAGTGAGATGTATTCCCCTAGATATCTATCTGTCACTGATTACACCGTAAAACGAAATCCAGACAAAGTCTTCAACATTTCACC
This DNA window, taken from Pecten maximus chromosome 3, xPecMax1.1, whole genome shotgun sequence, encodes the following:
- the LOC117322673 gene encoding coiled-coil domain-containing protein 15-like, translated to MIIPRDDKMIIPRDDNMIIPRDDKMIIPCEDKMLVPCDDKMIIPRDDKMIIPRDDKMIIPRDDKMIIPRDDNMIIPRDDKMIIPRVDKMIIPRDDKMIIPRDDNMIIPRDDKMIIPRVDKMIIPRDDKMIIPRDDNIIIPRVDKMIIPCHDKVII